A genomic window from Candidatus Kouleothrix ribensis includes:
- a CDS encoding 2-dehydropantoate 2-reductase, protein MKIGIIGAGAMGSLLGFYLCEHAEVWLLDPWQAHVAAINAHGLQCELAGALATRYPHATTDAAAIGPCDAVLVLVKAGQTAWAAEQARTLLRPAGQAASAFWPGTLVVTLQNGVGNRELLAAALGADRVGQGVTALGATLLGPGRVRHAGQGATVFGATPSHAAMQALAGLFAESGLPAELSGDLEALVWGKLVVNVGINALTALLRVPNAALADSAEARELLAAAVAEAVAVAHARGTALPYADPLAHVLAVARATGANRSSMLQDALRGSPSEIATINGAVVREGARLGLPTPVNQALTLLVQALDATATARVQS, encoded by the coding sequence ATGAAGATTGGCATCATCGGCGCGGGCGCGATGGGCAGCCTGCTGGGTTTCTACCTGTGCGAGCATGCCGAGGTCTGGCTGCTCGACCCATGGCAGGCGCATGTCGCGGCGATCAACGCTCACGGCCTGCAGTGCGAGCTGGCCGGCGCGCTGGCCACGCGTTATCCGCACGCCACCACCGACGCGGCGGCGATCGGGCCGTGCGACGCGGTGCTGGTGCTGGTGAAGGCCGGGCAGACAGCCTGGGCGGCCGAGCAGGCCCGCACCCTGCTACGCCCCGCCGGCCAGGCAGCTTCGGCCTTCTGGCCTGGAACGCTGGTCGTTACGCTTCAGAACGGGGTTGGCAACCGCGAGCTGCTGGCCGCCGCCCTGGGCGCTGATCGGGTTGGCCAGGGCGTGACGGCGCTGGGCGCGACGCTGCTGGGGCCGGGGCGGGTGCGCCACGCCGGCCAGGGCGCCACCGTGTTTGGCGCTACGCCGAGCCATGCGGCTATGCAGGCGCTGGCCGGGCTGTTTGCCGAGAGCGGGCTGCCGGCCGAGCTATCGGGCGACCTCGAGGCGCTGGTGTGGGGCAAGCTGGTGGTGAACGTGGGCATCAACGCGCTGACGGCGCTGCTGCGTGTGCCTAATGCTGCCCTGGCCGACTCGGCCGAGGCGCGCGAGCTGCTGGCCGCTGCGGTGGCCGAGGCGGTCGCGGTGGCGCATGCGCGCGGCACGGCCCTGCCGTATGCCGACCCGCTGGCGCACGTGCTGGCGGTGGCGCGCGCCACCGGCGCGAACCGCTCGTCGATGCTGCAAGACGCGCTGCGCGGCAGCCCGAGCGAGATCGCCACAATCAATGGCGCGGTCGTGCGCGAGGGCGCGCGCCTGGGCCTGCCGACGCCGGTGAACCAGGCGCTGACGCTACTGGTACAGGCGCTCGACGCCACCGCCACAGCTCGCGTACAATCTTGA
- the apaG gene encoding Co2+/Mg2+ efflux protein ApaG: MNAWRPFYYRETEGIRITVRPLYLEEQSLPMLQRYVFAYFIRIENVSERTAQLLARRWQIHDAIGEDHEVVGEGVVGEQPVLKPGDVHEYNSFCILKSPSGHMEGSYRFAYPNGTHFDVAIPRFVLSAGE; encoded by the coding sequence ATGAATGCATGGCGCCCCTTCTACTACCGCGAGACCGAAGGCATCCGCATTACCGTGCGGCCTCTGTATCTTGAAGAACAGTCGCTGCCGATGCTGCAGCGCTACGTATTTGCCTACTTCATCCGGATCGAGAATGTCAGCGAGCGCACCGCGCAGCTGCTGGCACGCCGCTGGCAGATTCACGACGCGATTGGCGAGGACCACGAGGTTGTGGGCGAAGGCGTGGTTGGCGAGCAGCCGGTGCTCAAGCCCGGCGATGTGCATGAGTACAACAGCTTCTGCATCCTTAAGTCGCCAAGCGGCCACATGGAGGGTAGCTATCGCTTCGCCTACCCCAATGGCACACACTTCGACGTGGCGATCCCGCGCTTCGTGCTCTCTGCCGGCGAGTAG
- a CDS encoding uroporphyrinogen decarboxylase, with protein MLMTKRDRLAAALAGDEIDRPLVALWRHFPTDDADPAQLALSAVAFQMQYDWDFIKLTPASNYSVAGWGSRAVYRGHPEGTSEYVERAIAQPADWARLAPLDPEQGALGDQLRALRLTRQLAGPDIPILATVFGPLAQAKNMVGGGLDLVHMREHRNEFLAGLEVITATTVGWVQAALDAGADGIFYAIQRASSEFMSEAEYLQIARPLDMRILAAAQSASFNLLHLHGLHTYFDLVADYPAHALNWHDRDTGPSLAEGARRFAGMVVGGLSQRDLIEGTPASIRALAHAAIAALNGRPLCLSTGCVMQTTTPWGNIRALRAAADAA; from the coding sequence ATGCTCATGACCAAGCGCGACCGCCTGGCCGCCGCCCTGGCCGGCGATGAGATCGACCGGCCGCTGGTAGCGCTGTGGCGCCACTTCCCAACCGACGACGCCGACCCGGCCCAGCTGGCTTTGTCGGCGGTCGCGTTCCAGATGCAGTACGATTGGGACTTCATCAAGCTGACGCCGGCCAGCAACTATAGCGTAGCCGGCTGGGGCAGCCGCGCGGTATACCGCGGCCACCCCGAAGGCACCAGCGAGTATGTCGAGCGGGCGATTGCGCAGCCGGCCGACTGGGCGCGGCTGGCCCCGCTCGACCCCGAGCAGGGCGCGCTTGGCGATCAGCTCAGGGCGCTACGGCTGACGCGCCAGCTGGCCGGCCCCGACATCCCGATCCTCGCGACGGTGTTTGGCCCGCTGGCCCAGGCCAAGAATATGGTCGGCGGCGGGCTCGACCTGGTGCATATGCGCGAGCACCGCAACGAATTCCTGGCCGGCCTCGAGGTCATTACCGCCACGACCGTCGGCTGGGTGCAGGCCGCGCTCGACGCCGGCGCCGATGGGATCTTCTACGCCATCCAGCGCGCCTCGTCTGAGTTCATGAGCGAGGCCGAGTATCTGCAGATCGCACGGCCGCTCGACATGCGCATCCTCGCGGCCGCGCAGAGCGCCAGCTTCAACCTGCTGCACCTGCACGGCCTGCATACCTACTTCGACCTGGTGGCCGACTACCCGGCCCACGCGCTGAACTGGCACGATCGCGACACCGGGCCAAGCCTGGCCGAGGGTGCGCGGCGCTTCGCCGGCATGGTCGTGGGCGGCCTCAGCCAGCGCGACCTGATCGAGGGCACGCCGGCCAGCATACGCGCGCTGGCGCACGCGGCGATTGCCGCGCTGAATGGCCGGCCACTGTGCCTCTCGACTGGCTGCGTGATGCAGACTACCACCCCCTGGGGCAATATCCGCGCGCTGCGCGCCGCCGCCGACGCAGCCTAG
- a CDS encoding M67 family metallopeptidase — translation MITLSAAARAAIEQHATEAYPYECVGLLIGRLAGADKLVDYVYRAQNSWNAAVGLTDAEHEHSLRDRFYLDPRDYMKADRAARAQGCDIVGCYHSHPDHPAVPSERDRVGAQGVGGGNGFSFMIQSVRAGQAAELSSWLLSADGERFIHEQCLPGE, via the coding sequence ATGATCACACTATCCGCAGCCGCCCGCGCCGCGATCGAGCAGCATGCCACCGAGGCCTACCCATACGAATGTGTCGGCCTGCTGATCGGGCGGCTGGCCGGCGCCGATAAGCTGGTTGACTATGTGTACCGCGCGCAGAACAGCTGGAATGCGGCTGTGGGTCTGACCGACGCCGAGCACGAGCACTCGCTGCGCGACCGCTTCTACCTCGACCCGCGCGACTACATGAAGGCCGACCGGGCCGCGCGGGCGCAGGGCTGCGATATCGTCGGCTGCTACCACTCGCACCCCGATCACCCGGCCGTCCCCTCCGAGCGCGACCGCGTTGGCGCGCAGGGCGTAGGCGGCGGCAACGGCTTTTCGTTCATGATCCAGAGCGTGCGGGCGGGCCAGGCGGCCGAGCTATCCAGCTGGCTGCTGAGCGCCGACGGCGAGCGATTCATACACGAGCAGTGCCTACCCGGCGAGTAA
- a CDS encoding non-heme iron oxygenase ferredoxin subunit has translation MPSFVKVTTLSELPEQGMRAFEYAGQRIALFRAGATLYATTDVCSHEHAYLTEGFFDPDDATVECPLHGARFDLASGQPLALPAYEPIAIYPVQVAGDDVLVEL, from the coding sequence ATGCCTAGCTTCGTGAAAGTTACGACTCTGAGCGAACTGCCCGAGCAGGGCATGCGCGCATTCGAGTACGCCGGCCAGCGCATCGCGCTGTTTCGCGCCGGCGCGACGCTGTACGCTACCACCGATGTCTGCTCGCACGAGCACGCCTACCTGACCGAGGGCTTCTTCGACCCGGACGACGCGACGGTCGAGTGCCCGCTGCATGGCGCGCGCTTCGACCTGGCCTCGGGCCAGCCGCTCGCGCTGCCGGCCTACGAGCCGATCGCGATCTACCCGGTGCAGGTTGCCGGCGACGACGTGCTGGTTGAGCTGTAG
- the sufB gene encoding Fe-S cluster assembly protein SufB, with product MAVQATNLQFDYAKYGFRDEENYVFKSGKGLNEGVVRELSGMKGEPEWMLRRRLQALEIFRKKPVPLVGNWANPELAELDYENIHYFVRAGEKPQTDWDAVPIEIKNTFEKLGIPEAERKFLAGVGAQYESEVVYHSLREEWSKLGVIFLDTDTGLKEYPEIFKKYFGTIIPSADNKYAALNTAVWSGGSFVYVPKGVHVDIPLQAYFRINAENMGQFERTLIIVEEGASMHYIEGCTAPVYSTNSLHSAVVEIIVNKGGKCRYTTIQNWANNIFNLVTKRAVAYEEASMEWVDGNIGSRLTMKYPSVYLMGRKAKGEVLSVAYAGKGQHQDAGAKMVHIAPETTSRITNKSVSKDGGKTTYRGLAKVAAGAVGAKVNVNCDALILDDRSASDTIPFIEIEEDRCTLAHEATVGRIGAEQLFYLMSRGLKESDAMSMIVLGFMEPFTRELPMEYAVELNRLIQMEMEGSVG from the coding sequence ATGGCAGTCCAAGCCACTAACCTACAGTTCGACTATGCTAAGTACGGCTTTCGCGACGAAGAGAACTACGTCTTCAAGTCGGGCAAGGGCCTGAACGAAGGCGTGGTGCGCGAGCTATCGGGCATGAAGGGCGAGCCTGAATGGATGCTGCGCCGCCGGCTCCAGGCGCTCGAGATCTTCCGCAAGAAGCCGGTGCCGCTGGTGGGCAACTGGGCCAACCCCGAGCTGGCCGAGCTCGACTACGAGAATATTCACTACTTCGTGCGGGCCGGCGAGAAGCCGCAGACCGACTGGGATGCCGTGCCAATCGAGATCAAGAACACCTTCGAGAAGCTGGGCATCCCCGAGGCCGAGCGCAAGTTCCTGGCCGGCGTGGGCGCGCAATATGAGAGCGAGGTGGTGTACCACTCGCTGCGCGAGGAGTGGAGCAAGCTCGGCGTGATCTTCCTCGACACCGACACCGGCCTGAAGGAATACCCCGAGATCTTCAAGAAGTACTTCGGCACGATCATCCCCTCGGCCGACAACAAATACGCCGCGCTGAACACGGCGGTGTGGTCGGGCGGCTCGTTCGTATATGTGCCCAAGGGTGTGCATGTCGACATCCCGCTGCAGGCCTACTTCCGGATCAACGCCGAGAACATGGGCCAGTTTGAGCGCACGCTGATCATCGTCGAAGAGGGCGCCTCGATGCACTATATCGAGGGCTGCACCGCGCCGGTGTACTCGACTAACTCGCTGCACTCTGCGGTGGTCGAGATCATCGTGAACAAGGGCGGCAAGTGTCGCTACACCACCATCCAGAACTGGGCCAACAATATCTTCAACCTGGTGACCAAGCGCGCGGTAGCGTATGAAGAGGCCAGCATGGAGTGGGTCGACGGCAACATTGGCTCGCGCCTGACCATGAAGTACCCCTCGGTGTACCTGATGGGCCGCAAGGCCAAAGGCGAGGTGTTGTCGGTGGCGTATGCCGGCAAGGGCCAGCACCAGGATGCCGGCGCCAAGATGGTGCATATCGCGCCCGAGACCACCAGCCGGATCACCAACAAGTCGGTGTCGAAGGACGGCGGCAAGACCACCTACCGCGGCCTGGCCAAAGTGGCGGCCGGCGCAGTCGGCGCAAAGGTCAATGTCAACTGCGATGCGCTGATCCTGGATGATCGCTCGGCGTCGGATACCATCCCGTTCATCGAGATCGAAGAAGACCGCTGCACGCTGGCGCACGAAGCCACCGTCGGCCGGATCGGTGCCGAGCAGCTGTTCTACCTGATGAGCCGCGGCCTCAAGGAGTCGGATGCGATGTCGATGATCGTGCTGGGCTTCATGGAGCCGTTCACCCGCGAGCTACCGATGGAGTACGCGGTCGAGCTGAACCGGCTGATCCAGATGGAGATGGAAGGCTCGGTCGGGTAG
- a CDS encoding SUF system NifU family Fe-S cluster assembly protein — MDDMYREVILEHYKHPHNAGTLEQPDVSHEDSNPLCGDRIRIDLQIADGAVSEIRFQGRGCAISQAAASLLTDEIAGKTLDEVRAFSKDDMLDLIGIPLDKNPVRIKCALLALKTLKSGVYEYLGTHAEDAEEL; from the coding sequence ATGGACGACATGTACCGCGAGGTTATCCTCGAGCACTACAAGCACCCGCACAATGCCGGCACGCTCGAGCAGCCGGATGTATCGCACGAGGACAGCAACCCGCTCTGCGGTGATCGCATCCGGATCGACCTGCAGATCGCCGACGGCGCGGTGTCCGAAATCCGCTTCCAGGGGCGCGGCTGCGCGATCAGCCAGGCCGCTGCCTCGCTGCTGACCGACGAGATCGCCGGCAAGACGCTCGACGAAGTGCGCGCGTTCTCGAAGGACGACATGCTCGACCTGATCGGCATCCCGCTCGATAAGAATCCCGTACGGATCAAGTGCGCGCTGCTCGCGCTCAAGACGCTCAAGTCGGGCGTGTACGAGTACCTGGGCACGCACGCCGAGGACGCGGAGGAGCTCTAG
- a CDS encoding cysteine desulfurase, whose protein sequence is MTASFTLFDVLALRREFPILQQQVNGKPLAFLDSAASSQKPRCVIACLDEYYERYNANVHRGVYKLSEEATFAFERARGKVARFIGAHSPKEIVFTRNTTEAINLVARAWGDANLRAGDRILLTVMEHHSNLVPWQQLAQRSGAQLEFLPIDGDGRLVLDDLDRQLAGVKLVALTHQSNMLGTINPLREITARAHAAGALVLADGAQSVPHMPVNVAELGIDFLAFSGHKMCAPTGIGVLWGRRQLLEAMPPFLGGGSMIRTVTLHEATYADIPARFEAGTPAIGEAIALGEAIDFLTGIGMDKIFAHEQHLLAYALERLAEIGGLRVYGPPTTSARGGAVSFTLDGVHPHDIAAVLDGEGLAVRAGHHCCQPLHALLDIPATARASFYLYNIPEEVDRLAQALEKARKLFA, encoded by the coding sequence ATGACCGCATCTTTCACACTCTTCGACGTGCTGGCGCTGCGGCGCGAGTTCCCGATCCTGCAGCAGCAGGTTAACGGTAAGCCACTGGCATTTCTCGATAGCGCCGCTTCGTCGCAGAAGCCGCGCTGCGTGATCGCCTGCCTCGACGAATACTACGAGCGCTACAACGCCAACGTACATCGCGGCGTGTACAAGCTCAGCGAAGAGGCAACCTTTGCGTTCGAGCGCGCGCGCGGCAAAGTGGCGCGCTTTATCGGTGCGCACAGCCCGAAAGAGATCGTGTTCACGCGCAACACCACCGAGGCGATCAACCTGGTGGCGCGCGCCTGGGGCGACGCGAACCTGCGCGCGGGCGACCGCATCCTGCTGACGGTGATGGAGCATCATTCGAACCTGGTGCCCTGGCAGCAGCTGGCCCAGCGCAGCGGCGCACAGCTCGAGTTCCTGCCGATCGACGGCGACGGCCGCCTGGTGCTCGACGACCTCGATCGCCAGCTGGCCGGCGTGAAGCTGGTGGCGCTGACCCATCAGTCGAATATGCTCGGCACGATCAACCCGCTGCGCGAGATCACCGCACGCGCGCACGCCGCCGGGGCACTGGTGCTGGCCGATGGCGCGCAGAGCGTGCCGCACATGCCGGTGAATGTGGCCGAGCTGGGGATCGACTTCCTGGCCTTTAGCGGGCACAAGATGTGCGCGCCGACCGGCATCGGCGTGCTGTGGGGCCGGCGCCAGCTGCTCGAGGCCATGCCGCCGTTTCTGGGCGGCGGCTCGATGATCCGCACCGTGACGCTGCACGAGGCGACCTACGCCGACATTCCGGCGCGCTTCGAAGCCGGCACGCCGGCGATCGGCGAGGCAATCGCGCTGGGTGAGGCGATCGACTTCCTGACCGGCATCGGCATGGACAAGATTTTCGCGCACGAACAGCACCTGCTGGCCTACGCGCTCGAGCGGCTGGCCGAGATCGGCGGGCTGCGCGTGTATGGCCCGCCCACCACCAGCGCGCGCGGCGGGGCGGTCAGCTTTACGCTCGATGGCGTGCATCCGCACGATATCGCGGCGGTGCTCGACGGCGAGGGCCTGGCGGTGCGCGCCGGGCACCACTGCTGCCAGCCGCTGCACGCCCTGCTCGACATCCCTGCCACCGCGCGGGCGTCATTCTACCTGTACAATATCCCGGAAGAGGTCGATCGCCTGGCGCAGGCGCTGGAGAAGGCACGCAAGCTGTTCGCCTAG
- the sufD gene encoding Fe-S cluster assembly protein SufD encodes MHNLPTLAELTDETIAAAAQAAGEPAWLSERRIAAWHAFAASVPPIWKRTDLSKFDAEDIAAPMRAQGTTLEWDTELARQGVVFTTLAAALREHPALVQRYFGTAVDPLAHKFTALHTALWQDGVFLYVPKGVQAELPLLAVFTLAEGSRASFAHNLIIIEPGASATFIEEYRAPDMARQTLANPATELFVGDGASLRFVTVQSWGANTYHIGTQRALVGNNASLEWVALSLGAQVQHIEAETSLEGNGAQVQWLAATLCEGTQNLLTAPWLRHVGANTEGHMEFKTVVKDSGYAVFDGMIKIEAHSRGTISRLEEHALHLSPHARNDSIPGLKIDTNDVQRAGHASTSGQIDEEQLFYMLSRGIRRDEAIHMIVTGFFEPVLERIPLAQLRERVAAVIERKIS; translated from the coding sequence ATGCATAATCTTCCAACTTTAGCCGAACTGACCGACGAAACGATCGCCGCAGCGGCCCAGGCTGCCGGCGAGCCGGCCTGGCTCAGCGAGCGCCGTATCGCGGCCTGGCACGCCTTTGCCGCCAGCGTGCCGCCGATCTGGAAGCGCACCGACCTGTCGAAGTTCGACGCCGAAGACATCGCCGCGCCCATGCGCGCGCAGGGCACCACGCTCGAGTGGGACACCGAGCTGGCCCGGCAGGGCGTGGTGTTTACCACCCTGGCGGCAGCACTGCGCGAGCACCCCGCGCTTGTGCAGCGCTACTTCGGCACGGCCGTCGATCCGCTGGCGCATAAGTTTACCGCGCTGCACACCGCACTCTGGCAAGACGGCGTGTTCCTCTACGTGCCGAAAGGCGTGCAGGCCGAGCTACCACTACTGGCGGTGTTCACGCTGGCCGAGGGCAGCCGGGCCAGCTTCGCCCACAACCTGATCATCATCGAGCCAGGCGCAAGCGCGACATTTATCGAAGAGTATCGCGCGCCCGACATGGCCCGGCAGACGCTGGCCAACCCGGCCACCGAGCTGTTCGTGGGCGATGGCGCCAGCCTGCGCTTCGTGACGGTGCAGAGCTGGGGTGCGAACACCTACCACATCGGCACGCAGCGCGCGCTGGTGGGCAACAACGCCAGCCTCGAGTGGGTGGCACTGAGCCTGGGCGCGCAGGTGCAGCACATCGAGGCCGAAACCAGCCTCGAGGGCAACGGCGCGCAGGTGCAGTGGCTGGCGGCGACGCTGTGCGAGGGCACACAGAACCTGCTGACCGCGCCGTGGCTGCGGCACGTGGGCGCGAATACCGAAGGCCACATGGAGTTCAAGACGGTGGTCAAAGACAGCGGCTACGCGGTGTTCGACGGCATGATCAAGATCGAAGCGCACAGCCGTGGCACGATCTCGCGGCTCGAAGAGCACGCGCTGCACCTGAGCCCGCACGCGCGCAACGACTCGATCCCCGGCCTGAAGATCGACACCAACGACGTGCAGCGCGCCGGCCACGCCTCGACCAGCGGCCAGATCGATGAGGAGCAGCTGTTCTACATGCTCTCGCGCGGCATCCGGCGCGATGAAGCGATCCATATGATTGTGACCGGCTTCTTCGAGCCGGTGCTCGAGCGCATCCCACTCGCGCAGCTGCGCGAGCGCGTGGCGGCAGTGATTGAGCGCAAGATCTCGTAG
- the sufC gene encoding Fe-S cluster assembly ATPase SufC — MNTDLVIKDLRVNVEDKEILKGLSLTIKAGAIHAIMGPNGSGKSTLAYTLMGHPGYTVTGGEVWYQGQNILELGADERAKLGVFLAFQYPVAIPGVTVANFLRSAINAHRAEEGKDPKATALPVAQFRKELRANMAALEIDESFVRRYLNEGFSGGEKKRIEILQMAMLKPSMAIMDETDSGLDIDALKIVAQGVNTLYGQQPEMGVLVITHYQRLLNYIKPHFVSVLMDGRVVREGGPELALELEEKGYDFIREEVASQQ, encoded by the coding sequence ATGAACACCGATCTGGTCATTAAAGACCTCCGCGTCAATGTCGAAGACAAAGAGATCCTCAAAGGCCTGAGCCTGACGATCAAGGCCGGCGCGATCCACGCGATCATGGGGCCGAACGGCAGCGGCAAGAGCACGCTGGCCTACACGCTGATGGGCCATCCCGGCTACACCGTCACCGGCGGCGAGGTGTGGTACCAGGGCCAGAACATACTCGAGCTAGGGGCCGACGAGCGCGCCAAGCTGGGCGTGTTCCTGGCCTTCCAATACCCGGTGGCCATCCCCGGCGTGACGGTGGCGAACTTCCTGCGCTCGGCGATCAACGCGCACCGTGCCGAAGAGGGCAAAGACCCCAAGGCCACGGCGCTGCCGGTGGCGCAATTCCGCAAAGAGCTGCGCGCAAACATGGCCGCGCTCGAGATCGACGAGAGCTTCGTGCGGCGCTACCTGAACGAAGGCTTCTCGGGCGGTGAGAAGAAGCGCATCGAGATCTTGCAGATGGCCATGCTCAAGCCGAGCATGGCGATCATGGACGAGACCGACTCGGGCCTGGATATCGATGCGCTCAAGATCGTGGCGCAGGGCGTCAATACGCTGTATGGCCAGCAGCCCGAGATGGGCGTGCTGGTAATTACGCACTACCAGCGCCTGCTGAACTACATCAAGCCGCACTTCGTGTCGGTGCTGATGGACGGCCGGGTGGTGCGCGAGGGCGGCCCCGAGCTGGCGCTCGAGCTTGAAGAGAAAGGCTACGATTTTATCCGAGAGGAGGTCGCCAGTCAGCAGTAG
- a CDS encoding ArsR family transcriptional regulator: MAGTMYPPESPAGKILDYLQRRGEASVKDLEELLGISTTAVREHLTHLQARDLVATRLVRCGPGRPHAVYSLTAVAQSLFPKEYDTLTNLLLHEIASQEGPARLQLLLDAVGARLAGEYRGPVAGAGLADRLLALQTALEQRGIPVEIQPSGESFQLFACPYFDVAQEHAGVCTMERRMVEHVLGEQIVLGDTIRAGGRSCHFTVVQAPEQQPQELGVPSLNS; the protein is encoded by the coding sequence ATGGCAGGAACCATGTACCCACCCGAATCGCCGGCCGGCAAGATCCTGGATTACCTCCAGCGGCGTGGCGAGGCAAGTGTCAAAGACCTGGAAGAGCTACTGGGCATCAGCACCACTGCGGTGCGCGAGCACCTGACGCACTTGCAGGCCAGGGATCTGGTGGCTACGCGCCTGGTACGCTGTGGGCCGGGCCGGCCGCATGCAGTCTATTCGCTAACAGCCGTAGCCCAGAGCCTGTTTCCGAAAGAATACGACACGCTCACCAACCTGCTGCTGCACGAGATCGCCAGCCAGGAAGGCCCGGCGCGGCTGCAGCTGCTGCTCGACGCAGTCGGCGCACGGCTGGCCGGCGAGTACCGCGGGCCGGTGGCGGGCGCCGGCCTGGCCGATCGGCTGCTGGCGCTGCAAACAGCGCTCGAGCAGCGCGGTATTCCGGTCGAAATACAGCCATCGGGCGAGAGCTTTCAGCTGTTTGCATGCCCATACTTCGATGTCGCCCAGGAGCATGCCGGCGTCTGCACGATGGAACGGCGCATGGTCGAGCACGTGCTGGGCGAGCAGATCGTGCTGGGCGATACCATCCGCGCCGGCGGGCGCAGCTGCCACTTCACGGTCGTTCAAGCGCCCGAGCAGCAGCCGCAAGAGCTGGGCGTCCCATCGCTGAATTCCTGA
- a CDS encoding DUF1957 domain-containing protein, with protein sequence MNGYLTLILTGHVPYLRAAGREPEGEDRLHETIADAIVPTLNALYDLRELGLRPYVGLAYSPVLIEQLADNVVQKHFFVWMNRRIERLAEAVAQWEREGEPHRSYLGRFYLEWSRGILDSFTDRYNRNLVAALRELCVEGLAEPLSSAATHAYLPLLHRAESQRAQIDVGALAITHQMGVRARGLWLPECGYTTTLEALLRPSGMRYLIVDPSSVAHVNVPHLRPRWLAARRLAVLVRDPIAAEQIMAADIGYVSDPLYRSPRRDTRSGLALWRVGLNPDQPNLYDPYDAFRRAQEHAVNFSSLIAGELEAFNARHDRPGIAVVPLDTEVLGCGWFEGPTWLRAMIEAFAERRNLALTTPSKYLSSLRPRFGVTLREGSWATEAYHQLWDTPAARPLHRAISEVEERVAVQVRRYPNAQGERERALSQAVRELLLAQSSDWPLQLGGGAGDDALRRPLEHLRRCERLCTLADHDTWSEDDCALLDALEEWDNPFPMLNYRVFAP encoded by the coding sequence ATGAACGGCTACCTCACGCTGATTTTAACCGGCCATGTGCCATACCTGCGCGCGGCCGGGCGCGAGCCCGAGGGCGAAGATCGGCTGCACGAGACGATCGCCGACGCAATCGTGCCAACGCTGAATGCGCTCTACGACCTGCGCGAGCTGGGCCTGCGGCCGTATGTCGGGCTAGCCTACTCGCCGGTGCTGATCGAGCAGCTGGCCGACAATGTCGTGCAGAAGCATTTCTTCGTGTGGATGAACCGCCGGATCGAGCGGCTGGCCGAGGCGGTGGCGCAGTGGGAGCGCGAGGGCGAGCCGCATCGCAGCTACCTGGGGCGCTTCTACCTCGAGTGGAGCCGCGGTATTCTCGATAGCTTCACCGACCGATACAACCGCAACCTGGTGGCGGCGCTGCGCGAGCTATGCGTCGAGGGGCTGGCCGAGCCGCTGAGCAGCGCGGCAACCCATGCCTACCTGCCACTGCTGCACCGCGCCGAGTCGCAACGCGCCCAGATTGATGTTGGCGCACTGGCGATTACACACCAGATGGGCGTGCGCGCACGCGGGCTGTGGCTGCCCGAATGTGGCTACACAACCACGCTCGAGGCGCTGCTGCGGCCGAGCGGCATGCGCTACCTGATCGTCGACCCGTCGAGCGTGGCGCATGTCAATGTGCCGCACCTGCGGCCGCGCTGGCTGGCGGCGCGCCGGCTAGCCGTGCTCGTGCGCGACCCAATAGCGGCCGAGCAGATCATGGCGGCCGACATCGGCTATGTGAGCGACCCGCTGTACCGCTCGCCGCGCCGCGACACCCGCTCGGGCCTGGCGCTCTGGCGGGTTGGCCTCAACCCCGATCAGCCCAACCTGTACGACCCTTACGACGCATTTCGGCGCGCGCAGGAGCACGCCGTCAACTTCAGCAGCCTGATCGCCGGCGAACTCGAGGCCTTCAATGCGCGGCACGACCGGCCCGGCATCGCGGTGGTGCCGCTCGATACCGAGGTGCTCGGCTGCGGCTGGTTCGAGGGGCCGACCTGGCTGCGCGCGATGATCGAGGCCTTCGCCGAGCGCCGCAACCTGGCGCTAACCACGCCATCGAAATACCTCAGCAGCCTACGGCCGCGCTTTGGCGTAACCCTGCGCGAGGGTTCGTGGGCCACCGAGGCGTATCACCAGCTGTGGGATACCCCGGCAGCGCGGCCGCTGCACCGCGCGATCAGCGAAGTCGAAGAGCGCGTCGCCGTGCAAGTGCGGCGCTACCCCAACGCACAGGGCGAGCGCGAGCGGGCGCTGAGCCAGGCCGTGCGCGAACTACTGCTGGCGCAGTCGAGCGATTGGCCGCTGCAGCTCGGCGGCGGCGCCGGCGATGATGCGCTCAGGCGCCCGCTCGAACACCTGCGCCGCTGCGAGCGCCTATGCACACTCGCCGACCACGACACATGGTCGGAGGATGACTGCGCACTGCTCGACGCGCTCGAAGAGTGGGATAACCCCTTCCCGATGCTCAACTACCGCGTGTTCGCCCCGTAG